The genomic window TACACCACATCCAAAAGCGTGATTTTCCAGGGTTCGCGACCCAGAACGTAGCCTCCCTTCGCTCCGCGTTGGCTACGCACCAAACCGCAGCGCCTCATAGTCGCCAGCAATTGTTCTAAATATCGATCGGGAATATTTTGCTGAGCCGCAATCTGCCGAATTTGCAGCGGTTCGCCGCTCTGATAGTGAATTGTCAGCTCTAAAAGAGCTAAAAGCGCGTATTCACTTTTACACGAGAGTTCCACAGTATATCGTTTCCGGTTGATTATGTTTAGTTTCGGCTTCAGTAGAATTGTCGGTTGGGTTGAGCAGCGCACGAAACCCAACTTTCTCTAAGCTCATTACTTTCTTCATTATACTCCGGTTATATACTGGAGTTTATCGGTTTACCGGAATCTGCTTTCTTGGGTTGCAGGCTTTGTTTGTTAGGACTCACGCTTTTCGCCCCCCTAACCCCCCAAGTTTGGGGGGAACAGAACTTTTCGCCCCCCAAACTTGGGGGTAATATAGCTAGGGACTAGGGGCTAGGGGCTAGGGGCTAGGGTAAGAAAGGTTTATTATCAAGGGTTTGGTGGAATTAAGAATGCCTTAACCGACGAGAGCGGTTGCTATATCATGTCCTTACGCATCGGTTGCCTAAAAAATTCGCGTTCTCATATCTGCGTTCATCTGCGTTCATCCTTCTTTATCTGCGGTAAAAAATTAACCTACGATGAAAACAGAAAATTTGACGATATCACTCTTACACTAACGATGCAACCGGACATAATATATAGCTAAGGGCTAGGGGCTAGGGACTAGGGTCAGAAGGGTTTAGAATCAAGGGTTTGGTGGAATTAAGAACGTCCTAACCGCCAAGGCGGTTGCTATAACTGGACTTTCTCCCCCCAAACTTGGGAGGTCGGGGGGCAGTTAGATCGAGATGCGCCCATAAAAAAGCCCCGTTATCGGGGCTTTTGTTCTGTTCGGAGTCAGTTGTTCATCAGCTAGAAAGTGAAGGTAGTTCTGAGCGTACCGATAAAGATGTCATCATTGTTCTTATTCTGATCGGGAGCCATTAGCCAGATCACACCCGGCGTTACCGAGATGTTGTCTGTGAGTTGGAACTTGTAGAAACCTTCCAAGTGCCAAGGAATATCTCGGCGGAACCTGGGGTCTGGGCCAGCAACTTCTATACCTGTCAAGTAGGGCTCCGCACCGGCAAAAAGACCCAAAACATTACCCTCTCTGCCAATGTTGGGTAAAGCAACGCCAAGTCCGTAAGTCCACATTTGTGCGGTTCCACGACGGATCAGGGTTGCGTCTGTCATAGAAGCCCAGCCGCTGATCGAAAAATTCTTGCTGAGTCGAAACGCAGCTTGCGCCCCATAAGAGTTCGCCGCAATCGGAGTGCTGGTTCCATTTTGTGATGTACCCAGAAGTGTGGATGGCAAATTACCCAGACTGGTACCAACGAGGCGACCGCCAGCACCTCCGCCACCGTCGAATATGTCGCTGCCGGTGTTGTGGTAACTGTGAACGTATGTTAAAGCAAAGCCAAGGCTATTGCTGACGCTGAAATTTAGTTGCGCCAAAGCGGAATAGTTACCATCCAACAGACCGTTCGTATCGGTCGGATTATTGGCACCAGTAGGAGAATTACCGGGGCGATTAATACCCGAACCCCCCGCTAAGTAACCCACAGTGATGGAACTTGGTTTG from Argonema galeatum A003/A1 includes these protein-coding regions:
- a CDS encoding Rrf2 family transcriptional regulator → MELSCKSEYALLALLELTIHYQSGEPLQIRQIAAQQNIPDRYLEQLLATMRRCGLVRSQRGAKGGYVLGREPWKITLLDVVYCLEGLDSQSSSNDAPPKTLESAVVREIWLEGLQAANSVLQKYTLQDLREKRDARRQLDIMYYI